In one window of Opitutus sp. GAS368 DNA:
- a CDS encoding ShlB/FhaC/HecB family hemolysin secretion/activation protein → MIAVSAQDATAPAAAAAPAAPLDPGVVVEHFDFRYGLAHPELPPAELLNEVSVRLAREDGVWRPPSGTAAGEILTLGSIPAGSRFDGDALRLVAQELVRWYNARGLYGVWVSFLDLEAGSAGVTDRRGADDHTGHLVIWASQVAEVRTLARGKRFKPQFSVNNRKHRGIIAHSPLRAPAGPGQPGSLFRQAVLDDYLHGLSLHPGRLVEASIASAGDPGKVVLDYLVNESKPWQIFGQVTNFGTQATGLWRGRLGFQDNQLTNHDDILNIDAISTPDLKTYGSFLSYRIPVFRPAKLLVRVYGSYGDFLANDLTIDTLRYAGKNWLAGVEFSNRLTLPRNWDLVSALGANYSHYGIQSRIVTTPLVTGYSNFLVPFFSETLARDAGWWSLSGNLRYDQTVGNFANLNTTNGIPSLGRAGADAKWASLRYGLSGSLYLDQLFRGATPAPYLANQVSFRLSGRKLLQGHRLIPHEEEPIGGAFSVRGYPESVLSADEFASASVEYAFHFPHVLKPGPAGKFLREQWPFQWRPAKAQQNPDWDLVARAFFDYAYRQVTHLPLETGQTIDDLGLVDRTLSIAGTGGGLELNLRQNFTLRCDVGVALTQLKDTTLDPGKQIVVPAGEVHYYFSSSFSW, encoded by the coding sequence GTGATTGCGGTGTCCGCGCAGGACGCGACCGCCCCGGCGGCTGCGGCCGCTCCGGCCGCTCCGTTGGATCCCGGCGTGGTCGTCGAGCATTTTGATTTTCGTTACGGCCTGGCGCATCCGGAACTGCCGCCGGCGGAGCTGCTCAACGAGGTGTCGGTCCGGCTGGCCCGCGAAGACGGGGTCTGGCGCCCGCCGTCCGGCACGGCCGCCGGGGAAATCCTGACGCTCGGCAGCATCCCGGCCGGTAGCCGGTTTGACGGCGACGCGCTTCGCCTCGTGGCGCAGGAACTGGTGCGTTGGTATAACGCCCGCGGCCTCTACGGCGTGTGGGTGTCTTTCCTGGATCTGGAGGCCGGCAGCGCCGGCGTCACCGACCGGCGCGGCGCGGATGATCACACGGGCCACCTGGTCATCTGGGCCAGCCAGGTCGCCGAGGTGCGCACGCTGGCCCGCGGCAAGCGCTTCAAGCCGCAGTTCTCCGTCAACAACCGCAAGCATCGCGGCATCATCGCCCACTCGCCGCTGCGTGCGCCGGCGGGTCCGGGTCAGCCGGGCAGTCTCTTCCGCCAGGCCGTGCTCGACGACTACCTGCATGGCCTGAGCCTGCACCCGGGGCGGCTCGTGGAAGCCTCCATCGCCTCGGCGGGTGACCCGGGCAAGGTGGTGCTCGACTACCTGGTGAACGAATCGAAGCCCTGGCAGATCTTCGGCCAGGTGACCAATTTTGGCACGCAGGCCACCGGACTGTGGCGCGGCCGCCTCGGGTTCCAGGACAACCAGCTCACGAATCACGACGACATTCTCAACATCGACGCGATCAGCACGCCGGATCTCAAGACCTATGGCTCGTTCCTTTCCTACCGCATCCCCGTGTTCCGGCCGGCCAAGCTGCTCGTGCGCGTTTACGGCTCTTATGGCGACTTCCTCGCCAACGACCTGACGATTGATACGCTCCGTTATGCCGGCAAAAACTGGCTCGCGGGGGTGGAGTTCAGCAACCGCCTGACCCTGCCGCGTAATTGGGATCTCGTGTCCGCCCTCGGCGCCAACTACAGCCACTACGGCATCCAAAGCCGGATCGTCACGACCCCCTTGGTGACGGGCTATTCCAATTTTCTCGTGCCGTTTTTCTCGGAGACCCTTGCTCGCGACGCCGGCTGGTGGTCGTTGTCCGGCAATCTCCGTTATGACCAGACTGTCGGCAATTTCGCCAATCTGAACACGACCAATGGCATTCCCTCCCTCGGCCGGGCGGGCGCCGACGCCAAGTGGGCTTCGTTGCGTTACGGTCTCTCGGGTTCGCTCTACCTCGATCAGCTGTTCCGGGGCGCCACGCCGGCACCGTATCTCGCCAACCAGGTTTCCTTCCGGCTGAGCGGCCGCAAGCTGCTTCAAGGTCACCGCCTGATTCCTCATGAGGAGGAACCGATCGGCGGGGCCTTCTCGGTGCGCGGTTATCCCGAATCGGTCCTCTCCGCCGACGAGTTCGCCTCGGCGTCGGTCGAGTATGCATTCCACTTTCCGCATGTCCTCAAGCCCGGTCCGGCTGGCAAGTTCCTGCGCGAGCAGTGGCCGTTCCAATGGCGCCCGGCGAAGGCGCAGCAGAATCCGGATTGGGATCTCGTCGCCCGGGCTTTCTTCGACTACGCCTATCGTCAGGTCACGCACCTCCCGCTGGAGACGGGGCAGACAATCGATGACCTGGGGCTTGTGGACCGCACCTTGTCCATTGCCGGCACCGGCGGCGGCCTGGAGCTCAACCTTCGGCAGAATTTCACCCTGCGCTGCGACGTCGGCGTGGCGCTGACCCAACTGAAGGATACCACGCTTGATCCGGGCAAACAGATCGTCGTGCCCGCGGGCGAAGTGCACTACTACTTTTCATCCAGCTTCAGCTGGTAA